Proteins co-encoded in one Coriobacterium glomerans PW2 genomic window:
- a CDS encoding GNAT family N-acetyltransferase, translating into MIRDAQSSDLAAVFNLVSASSDFNLQQSMFARTYVDQLSQERHKLGVYEQDGEVIGFVGMLCTWQLHLGTRIGEIKELVVDKSHCNADVRDQLLAWAQQRACAAGCECIAVTSRLSHTASHEFYLNQGFTETHYRFEKNLKNS; encoded by the coding sequence ATGATCAGAGATGCACAATCATCCGACCTCGCAGCTGTGTTCAACCTTGTCAGCGCATCCAGCGATTTCAATCTTCAGCAGTCGATGTTCGCCAGAACCTATGTCGATCAGCTGAGCCAGGAGCGCCACAAACTCGGCGTTTACGAACAAGATGGCGAGGTCATCGGGTTCGTCGGCATGCTGTGCACCTGGCAGCTCCATCTGGGTACGCGCATCGGCGAGATCAAGGAACTCGTTGTCGACAAGAGCCATTGCAACGCCGACGTTCGCGATCAGCTGCTCGCTTGGGCGCAGCAGCGCGCCTGCGCTGCCGGCTGCGAGTGCATCGCGGTGACAAGCCGCCTCAGTCATACGGCAAGTCACGAATTCTATTTGAACCAGGGTTTCACGGAGACGCACTATCGCTTTGAGAAGAATCTCAAGAACTCCTGA
- a CDS encoding CdaR family transcriptional regulator — MELDPEIAESIVESLKDIINHEINLFNTSGTIIASTDTSRIGGGHDGARLAARRKETIIIDHADQFKGAKRGINVPVVFNNSVVAVIGITGSREEVEPFGNVIKKMTEILIRENWNYMTSFNQRVSTDSLVSTLISEHGDSSMASYLSSLVDIDLDEPRRAIVGIIRATSASSFNYNDLCTRLQARLAPYKSIFFSLNGQRLCMFASDRDLNLLGAGLHLVQDDISESAGCPIPLGIGCIEPNWRTYWRSYAEARRCASWLAFERSARIERYEHLDFGSIVSAIPTDDAERFVERVLGPLETDQIERYAQILDAYTRNNGSIMRCSEELFMHKNTFQNKLNRLKEKTGYNPRNLSDYAVLTVAFLLRAYLMSEARTTAERRALASPVTV; from the coding sequence ATGGAACTCGATCCGGAGATCGCGGAGAGCATAGTCGAGAGCCTGAAAGACATCATCAACCACGAGATCAATCTTTTCAACACCTCCGGTACCATCATCGCGAGCACCGACACCTCACGAATCGGAGGCGGTCACGATGGTGCCAGACTCGCGGCGCGCCGCAAGGAGACCATCATCATCGACCACGCCGATCAGTTCAAGGGGGCAAAGCGCGGCATCAACGTTCCCGTGGTGTTCAACAACTCAGTGGTCGCCGTGATCGGCATCACCGGATCGCGCGAGGAGGTCGAACCGTTCGGAAACGTCATCAAGAAGATGACCGAGATCCTGATCCGTGAGAACTGGAACTATATGACGAGCTTCAATCAGCGCGTCTCGACTGACAGCCTGGTGAGCACGCTGATCTCCGAGCACGGTGACAGCTCCATGGCGAGCTACCTGTCCTCCCTTGTCGATATCGACCTCGATGAGCCCCGGCGCGCCATCGTCGGCATCATCAGAGCCACGAGCGCCTCGTCGTTCAATTACAACGATCTGTGCACGAGACTGCAGGCACGTCTCGCTCCATATAAAAGCATATTCTTCTCATTGAACGGACAACGCCTGTGCATGTTTGCCAGCGACCGCGATCTCAATCTTCTGGGAGCTGGTCTGCACCTCGTCCAAGATGACATCAGCGAGAGCGCCGGCTGCCCGATTCCGCTGGGAATCGGGTGCATCGAACCGAATTGGCGCACGTATTGGAGAAGCTATGCCGAGGCGCGACGCTGCGCCTCATGGCTTGCGTTCGAGCGCAGCGCTCGGATAGAGCGCTATGAGCACCTGGATTTCGGATCGATCGTCTCGGCGATCCCCACCGACGACGCCGAGCGCTTCGTCGAGCGCGTGCTCGGCCCGCTCGAAACCGACCAGATCGAACGATACGCTCAGATCCTCGACGCCTACACGCGCAACAACGGAAGCATCATGAGATGCTCCGAGGAGCTGTTCATGCACAAGAACACATTTCAGAACAAGCTCAACCGACTGAAGGAGAAAACGGGCTACAATCCGCGAAACCTATCCGACTACGCGGTGTTAACGGTTGCCTTCCTGCTGCGCGCCTACCTGATGTCAGAAGCGCGGACTACCGCCGAGAGGCGCGCGCTGGCATCGCCCGTCACTGTTTGA
- a CDS encoding UTP--glucose-1-phosphate uridylyltransferase yields the protein MKAIIPAAGLGTRFLPSTKCTPKEMLPVLDKPVIQYVVEEALEPDGVDNVIIVTSPDKPQLLTYFQPNRSLEVLLRERDKASYADIVAQAGSLPVDFRYQYEPRGLGHAIRSAADAVAGESFFVLLGDYVVPARDICTKMLEVSRTHSGASVIAVAPCAPEDVSRYGVIAGERICSLKGFEDAQDTEPGAVWRLSGLVEKPSAADAPSNLFIVGRYLLSPLVMELLADQVPGKGGEIQLTDAMARSLEREAMYAVVIDPLSGYDTGTPSGWIATNALMAAEDPRFNAGFWEAVAERGGLNVKQ from the coding sequence ATGAAGGCCATCATTCCCGCCGCCGGTCTCGGCACGCGCTTTCTCCCCTCGACGAAGTGCACACCGAAAGAGATGCTGCCCGTGCTTGACAAGCCGGTCATCCAATATGTCGTTGAGGAGGCGCTTGAACCCGATGGCGTCGACAACGTCATCATCGTGACCTCGCCGGACAAGCCTCAGCTGCTCACTTATTTTCAGCCCAATCGCTCGCTTGAGGTCCTGCTGCGCGAACGTGACAAGGCATCATATGCGGATATCGTCGCGCAGGCGGGTTCGCTTCCGGTGGACTTCCGATACCAGTACGAGCCGCGCGGGCTCGGGCATGCGATCCGTTCAGCTGCCGACGCTGTCGCAGGCGAGAGCTTCTTCGTGCTGCTCGGCGATTATGTGGTCCCAGCTCGCGATATCTGCACGAAGATGCTCGAGGTCTCGCGTACGCACAGCGGAGCGTCGGTCATCGCTGTCGCGCCCTGCGCCCCTGAAGACGTCTCGCGTTACGGCGTCATCGCCGGCGAGCGGATCTGCTCGCTCAAAGGTTTCGAAGACGCGCAGGATACCGAGCCGGGTGCGGTATGGCGACTCTCGGGTCTCGTCGAGAAGCCCTCTGCGGCGGATGCCCCCTCCAACCTCTTCATCGTCGGCCGCTATCTGCTCTCACCGCTCGTGATGGAACTTCTGGCCGATCAGGTGCCCGGCAAGGGCGGCGAGATTCAGCTCACCGATGCGATGGCTCGCTCCCTTGAACGCGAGGCGATGTACGCTGTCGTGATCGATCCGCTCTCCGGCTACGATACCGGCACCCCTTCGGGCTGGATCGCCACAAATGCCCTCATGGCCGCCGAGGATCCGCGATTCAACGCCGGGTTCTGGGAGGCTGTCGCAGAACGCGGCGGTCTCAACGTCAAACAGTGA
- the rplL gene encoding 50S ribosomal protein L7/L12, whose amino-acid sequence MAKLSTDEIIDALKEMTLLEASELVHAIEETFDVSAAAPAAIAAGPAAAAAPAEEEKTEFDVVLEGFGDNKIQVIKVVRSLTSLGLKEAKEVVESAPKAVLEGVKKEEAEEAKAKIEEAGGAVTIK is encoded by the coding sequence ATGGCAAAGCTTTCCACCGATGAGATCATCGATGCCCTGAAGGAAATGACCCTGCTCGAGGCGAGCGAGCTCGTCCACGCGATCGAGGAGACCTTCGACGTCTCCGCTGCGGCTCCCGCAGCGATCGCTGCGGGCCCCGCCGCCGCCGCTGCGCCCGCCGAGGAGGAGAAGACCGAGTTCGATGTCGTGCTCGAGGGCTTCGGCGATAACAAGATCCAGGTCATCAAGGTCGTGCGCTCCCTCACGAGCTTGGGTCTCAAGGAGGCCAAGGAGGTCGTCGAGAGCGCGCCCAAGGCCGTTCTCGAGGGCGTGAAGAAGGAGGAGGCCGAGGAGGCCAAGGCGAAGATCGAGGAAGCAGGCGGCGCTGTCACCATCAAATAA
- the rplJ gene encoding 50S ribosomal protein L10: MPAQYKIDKVAEIESHIKENAGLFVVNYHGLTVMQAQELRRNLREVGSEMKVYKNNLARLALKNQEQPEIGDMLVGPVAYVFYEQEPVETAKALKDFAAKTKDVLEVKGGISEGKAITAEDARAIADLPTKDQLLGQIAGLISGFARGTAVCVNGVASGLARAISQVSEQKEAA, translated from the coding sequence ATGCCAGCACAGTACAAGATCGACAAGGTCGCCGAGATCGAGTCCCACATCAAGGAGAACGCCGGTCTGTTCGTGGTCAACTACCATGGCCTCACGGTCATGCAGGCTCAGGAGCTGCGGCGCAATCTGCGCGAGGTCGGTTCCGAGATGAAGGTCTACAAGAACAATCTCGCGCGTCTCGCGCTCAAAAATCAGGAGCAGCCCGAGATAGGCGACATGCTCGTCGGCCCCGTGGCCTACGTGTTCTACGAGCAGGAGCCTGTCGAGACCGCAAAGGCGCTCAAGGACTTCGCCGCGAAGACCAAAGACGTGCTCGAGGTCAAAGGCGGTATCTCGGAGGGAAAGGCCATTACGGCCGAGGATGCGCGCGCAATCGCGGATCTTCCCACGAAAGATCAGCTTCTGGGTCAGATCGCAGGTCTCATCTCCGGCTTTGCCCGCGGTACCGCGGTGTGCGTCAACGGTGTGGCCTCCGGCCTCGCCCGCGCGATCAGCCAGGTGTCAGAGCAGAAGGAGGCGGCCTAG
- a CDS encoding ABC transporter ATP-binding protein has translation MDRKRERREEAGKRRKRTVAVRTLHYYWRVTRIQLPMFLASVIVTLGYVFLLMFANPLIVGRIVDTVSAGGIGADDVIPVFGPYIVTLFLVNVIGQACSKLQDYTCARVEIRASYELGRTAFDALCNQSMTFHTNRFGGSLVSSTQLYIAAYSQLMDVFAYGALPSVAAVVFTIVLLVPLVPVYVALLSVVLVIYVIIIFRLYRRILPVNTAASAAKNRLSGELSDSITNILAVKTAGREDFEQSLFEQANRAVCDTDSRRMVRSLLTGSVSSALIVVMMTLVAVFIAGGAAWFGISAGTLVMMFTYTNTITNHFNMLSRIFQRINHAFGDAHDLTIALDEPRLVDDVPDAADLVIDRGEIDFCDVSFSYPDAGADDPVFRGFTLDIPSGQRVGLVGRSGSGKTTLTSLLLRLADLTSGSIRIDGQDIAAVNQVSLRRSIAYVPQEPLLFHRTIRENISYGRPEASPEEIEGAAREANATEFIRRLPEGMDTQVGERGVKLSGGQRQRIAIARAILMDAPILVLDEATSALDSESERLIQSALENLMRGRTSLVIAHRLSTVAALDRIVVLSDGVIVEDGTHSDLVRAGGEYARLWSRQTGAFLGGQ, from the coding sequence ATGGACAGGAAGCGGGAACGACGCGAAGAGGCCGGAAAGAGGCGTAAGCGCACCGTCGCGGTGCGCACGCTGCACTACTACTGGAGGGTGACGCGCATACAGCTGCCGATGTTTCTCGCCAGCGTCATCGTGACACTCGGCTATGTGTTTCTGCTCATGTTCGCCAACCCGCTCATCGTCGGCCGGATCGTCGACACCGTCAGTGCCGGCGGCATCGGAGCCGACGACGTCATTCCCGTCTTCGGACCCTACATCGTGACGCTGTTTCTCGTCAACGTCATTGGCCAGGCCTGTAGCAAGCTGCAGGACTACACCTGCGCACGCGTTGAGATCCGCGCGAGCTACGAGCTGGGTCGCACCGCGTTCGACGCGCTGTGCAACCAGTCGATGACCTTTCACACGAATCGCTTCGGCGGCTCGCTCGTCAGCTCGACGCAGTTGTACATCGCCGCCTACTCGCAGCTCATGGACGTTTTCGCCTATGGGGCGCTGCCCTCTGTGGCAGCCGTCGTGTTCACGATCGTGCTGCTCGTGCCGCTCGTCCCCGTTTACGTCGCGCTGCTATCGGTCGTGCTCGTCATCTACGTGATCATCATCTTCCGACTCTACCGCCGGATCCTGCCGGTCAACACCGCGGCGAGCGCCGCCAAGAACCGGCTGTCCGGTGAGCTGTCCGACTCGATCACCAACATCTTGGCCGTGAAGACCGCCGGTCGCGAGGATTTTGAGCAGAGCCTGTTCGAGCAGGCGAACCGGGCGGTGTGCGACACCGACAGCCGTCGCATGGTCCGCTCCCTGCTGACCGGCTCGGTGTCGAGCGCGCTGATCGTGGTGATGATGACGCTCGTTGCCGTGTTCATCGCCGGCGGCGCAGCGTGGTTCGGCATCTCGGCGGGCACGCTCGTCATGATGTTCACCTATACGAACACGATCACCAACCACTTCAACATGCTCTCGCGGATATTCCAGCGCATCAACCATGCTTTCGGTGATGCTCACGATCTCACGATCGCCCTCGATGAACCCAGGCTCGTCGACGATGTTCCCGACGCCGCCGATCTCGTCATCGATCGCGGCGAGATCGACTTCTGCGATGTGAGCTTCAGCTACCCGGATGCCGGAGCCGACGATCCTGTCTTTCGCGGCTTCACCCTCGACATCCCCTCCGGGCAGCGCGTCGGGCTCGTGGGGCGCTCCGGCTCGGGCAAGACGACTCTCACGAGTCTGCTGCTGCGTCTCGCTGACCTCACGAGCGGGTCCATCCGGATCGACGGGCAGGACATCGCCGCTGTGAACCAGGTGAGCCTGCGGCGAAGCATCGCCTACGTGCCGCAGGAGCCGCTGCTGTTCCACCGGACGATCCGTGAGAACATCTCCTACGGACGTCCCGAGGCGAGCCCCGAGGAGATCGAGGGCGCTGCGCGGGAAGCCAACGCCACCGAATTCATCCGTCGTCTGCCCGAGGGCATGGACACGCAGGTCGGAGAGCGTGGCGTCAAGCTCTCGGGCGGTCAGCGCCAGCGCATCGCGATCGCCCGTGCCATCCTCATGGATGCGCCGATCCTCGTGCTCGACGAGGCCACCAGCGCACTGGATTCCGAGAGCGAGCGGCTCATCCAAAGCGCGCTCGAGAACCTCATGCGGGGCAGGACCTCGTTGGTGATCGCCCATCGCCTGTCAACCGTCGCGGCGCTCGACCGCATCGTGGTGCTGAGCGACGGCGTCATCGTGGAGGACGGCACCCATAGCGATCTCGTGCGAGCCGGCGGCGAGTACGCACGGCTGTGGAGCCGGCAGACCGGCGCGTTTCTGGGAGGGCAGTGA
- a CDS encoding oligopeptide:H+ symporter encodes MKSDAIAVPVPSADSAFDSAEQLGAKSASTDNKMDIIYSDRRFFGHPRGLAVLGTGNLFNSIAWAAFYAIFIYYLYSPFSRGLGFTAGQAASIVAALGVVNSVFGIVGSWLADRVLGMRTALVLGNITKAIGFALIAIPSFSVDQGRVCMFLGLIFLAVPLMGQSNNSLTAQLYRKSDDARRDAAFTFHNIFNSIGGLLAPVVVGNISMLDYHIGFVIAAAAALGYALIILLFSHSCFGELGRAPVKPLDPGQLKRIGLITSAVVVLVVVVMAALISIGVMTFDRLLSLITTMAFLIPIAFFVRLFTNRDIPKTERRVFKPMSQLLAVQVFQALILAVTGSTNLIYMDQYLNRSFLGITFAPATFVSISAVFALVVSPVATYLWTATAFGSSIRSLSKMALSYAFGAVSLFVIPLTVTLATGKVNPIWFILTMIFDQFTQSVGGATGISIIAKMAPKSYDTQIQTAFAQCTTIGNGLGLLIFMFATTAQQQLAVYPWLGAGTILIAIYLRVTQKRFEAAVA; translated from the coding sequence ATGAAAAGCGATGCGATCGCTGTCCCTGTTCCTTCGGCCGATTCAGCCTTCGACTCCGCTGAGCAGCTCGGTGCGAAGTCAGCTTCGACGGATAACAAGATGGATATCATCTACAGCGATAGACGCTTTTTTGGTCACCCTCGCGGCCTCGCGGTGCTTGGCACCGGCAACCTGTTCAATTCCATCGCTTGGGCGGCGTTCTACGCGATCTTCATCTACTATCTGTACAGCCCGTTCTCGCGTGGTTTGGGCTTCACGGCCGGGCAGGCAGCTTCGATCGTCGCCGCACTGGGGGTTGTCAACAGCGTGTTCGGTATTGTCGGCAGCTGGCTGGCAGACCGGGTCCTCGGCATGCGTACCGCGCTGGTATTGGGCAATATCACCAAGGCAATTGGTTTTGCTTTGATCGCCATCCCGTCATTCTCGGTCGATCAGGGCAGGGTATGCATGTTCCTCGGCCTGATCTTTCTCGCGGTGCCACTCATGGGGCAGTCGAACAACTCGCTGACCGCACAGCTCTATCGCAAATCGGACGACGCGCGTCGCGACGCTGCGTTCACATTTCATAATATCTTTAACAGTATCGGCGGCCTTCTCGCTCCTGTCGTCGTTGGTAACATCTCGATGTTGGACTACCATATCGGCTTCGTGATCGCTGCAGCGGCGGCCTTGGGCTACGCCCTGATCATTCTTCTGTTCAGTCACTCCTGCTTCGGCGAGTTGGGCCGCGCTCCGGTAAAGCCGCTGGACCCCGGGCAGCTCAAACGAATCGGTTTGATCACGAGCGCGGTGGTGGTGCTCGTCGTCGTCGTGATGGCAGCTCTGATCAGCATCGGGGTTATGACATTCGATCGTCTGCTCAGCTTGATTACCACGATGGCGTTTCTGATCCCGATAGCGTTCTTCGTCCGCCTGTTCACCAACCGTGACATTCCCAAAACGGAGCGTCGGGTGTTCAAGCCGATGAGCCAGCTACTCGCCGTGCAGGTGTTCCAAGCACTCATCTTGGCGGTAACGGGGTCGACAAATCTCATTTACATGGATCAATACTTAAACCGTTCGTTTTTGGGGATTACGTTTGCTCCGGCTACCTTTGTCTCGATCAGCGCCGTGTTCGCTTTGGTTGTGAGCCCGGTGGCGACCTATCTGTGGACTGCCACAGCCTTTGGAAGCAGCATCCGCAGTTTGAGCAAGATGGCGCTCAGCTACGCTTTCGGTGCGGTTTCCTTGTTCGTGATCCCTCTGACCGTCACATTGGCAACTGGAAAAGTTAATCCGATCTGGTTTATTCTAACCATGATCTTCGACCAGTTCACCCAGTCAGTCGGCGGTGCCACTGGTATATCGATCATCGCAAAGATGGCCCCGAAGTCCTACGATACGCAGATTCAAACGGCGTTCGCTCAGTGCACGACGATCGGCAACGGTCTCGGCTTGCTCATCTTCATGTTTGCAACCACCGCGCAGCAGCAGCTGGCGGTCTATCCATGGCTTGGCGCGGGGACGATCCTCATCGCCATCTACCTGCGCGTCACGCAGAAAAGGTTCGAGGCGGCAGTGGCTTGA
- a CDS encoding helix-turn-helix domain-containing protein, translating to MNVQTAQRLAELRRTKGYSQEELAQRLGLSRQAISKWERAESSPDTDNLIALARLYSVSLDELVGAPFGGTAEDLVEEAAAATRETTRERARDEEQLRVERERAERALSAVTEASAAAAQAAQAAAAAASRADTPERIPLPESRFRTNRADGRPSRRRGTLSSFPYGIFTVILFFAIGIIWSFDWAWLVFLTIPIFRWIAGVIEDDLDRSRADEEVPR from the coding sequence ATGAACGTTCAGACCGCGCAGCGTTTGGCAGAACTCCGACGCACGAAAGGCTACAGTCAGGAGGAACTCGCCCAGCGTCTCGGCCTTTCTCGACAGGCCATCTCGAAATGGGAGCGTGCGGAGTCGTCACCGGACACGGACAATCTCATCGCGCTCGCCCGCCTCTACAGCGTCAGCCTCGATGAGCTCGTCGGCGCGCCTTTTGGCGGGACGGCCGAGGACCTCGTCGAGGAGGCCGCGGCCGCGACGCGCGAGACCACTCGGGAGCGCGCTCGCGACGAAGAGCAGCTCCGAGTCGAGCGGGAGCGCGCCGAGCGGGCGCTGTCGGCGGTCACTGAGGCGAGCGCTGCCGCCGCGCAGGCCGCGCAAGCGGCAGCTGCAGCGGCGTCGCGCGCCGATACCCCCGAGCGGATTCCGCTGCCGGAATCCCGCTTCCGTACGAACAGAGCTGATGGGAGGCCCAGCCGCCGACGGGGGACGCTCAGCTCCTTTCCGTATGGGATCTTCACCGTCATCCTGTTTTTCGCCATCGGAATCATCTGGAGCTTCGACTGGGCCTGGCTCGTGTTTCTCACCATCCCGATCTTTCGCTGGATCGCCGGCGTCATCGAGGACGATCTCGATCGCAGCCGCGCTGATGAGGAGGTGCCGCGATGA
- a CDS encoding DUF4097 family beta strand repeat-containing protein, with the protein MSRLNDLSRLSRGARLKAGCGIALIAGVIVLAIGLPWCSGLVRSALPQVPWLQPDASATTRTWSFDPSTVTGLDIEDTADDVEITNGDTANGGIEVTATHRRDAPAPSCAVEDGTLRIDRHPRRSHRGFQSDPLQFLWSRGTGRGATGDERLRVRLPPEKLGAARLDHVKVSAGASDCRLDGVSCGSCELSITAGDLKVDGLSTDHLSLDATSGSIRMRGTVAEELGIKLTAGKVTAVCESSAPRSLTCSLTTGEATIELPADTGFTAHVETTLGDFSTDFKTSDRRDEHGRSRVLRTGDGSASIEARLTVGKMRLMKTGAGDER; encoded by the coding sequence ATGAGCCGCCTGAACGACCTCTCGCGGCTGTCGCGTGGGGCTCGGCTGAAAGCCGGCTGCGGCATCGCGCTCATCGCAGGGGTGATCGTCTTGGCGATCGGACTACCCTGGTGCTCGGGGCTCGTCCGCTCAGCTCTGCCGCAGGTGCCCTGGCTTCAGCCAGATGCGAGCGCGACGACCCGGACATGGTCCTTCGACCCATCGACGGTCACCGGTCTTGACATCGAGGATACCGCCGACGATGTCGAAATCACGAACGGTGACACCGCGAACGGCGGCATCGAGGTCACAGCCACCCATCGTCGCGATGCCCCCGCGCCGTCGTGCGCGGTCGAAGACGGAACCTTGCGGATCGATCGCCATCCGCGGAGATCCCACCGCGGTTTCCAGTCGGATCCTCTCCAATTCCTGTGGTCGCGCGGAACAGGTCGTGGCGCGACAGGAGACGAGCGTCTTCGCGTCAGGCTGCCGCCGGAGAAGCTCGGTGCCGCTCGGCTCGATCACGTGAAGGTGAGCGCCGGGGCGAGCGACTGCCGCCTCGATGGGGTTTCCTGTGGAAGCTGCGAGCTCTCGATCACGGCCGGGGATCTGAAGGTGGACGGGCTCTCGACGGATCATCTGTCGCTTGACGCCACCTCCGGCAGCATCCGCATGCGCGGCACCGTCGCCGAAGAACTTGGCATCAAGCTGACCGCCGGCAAGGTGACCGCGGTCTGCGAGAGCTCGGCACCGCGATCTCTCACCTGTTCTCTGACCACGGGAGAGGCAACGATCGAGCTGCCCGCCGACACGGGCTTCACCGCGCATGTCGAGACGACCCTGGGTGATTTCTCGACCGATTTCAAGACCAGCGATAGACGCGATGAACACGGCCGCAGCCGTGTTCTGCGTACCGGTGACGGCTCCGCGTCGATCGAGGCGCGGCTGACCGTGGGCAAGATGCGACTGATGAAGACCGGAGCGGGTGATGAGAGATGA
- a CDS encoding uracil-DNA glycosylase family protein, with protein sequence MAKVVSMSDARHVSHVFGPLFNESSSVLILGSFPSVRSREQAFYYGNPQNRFWRVVAACLSAPVPVNEGDPLGEAGDIATRAQSVAQKRRLLLEHGIAVWDVIESCDISGSSDASIRNVEPVAIETVIAVSPIERILCNGALAGRLYHRYLEEHVGMAAEVLPSTSPANAAWSLARLVERWRPALGSSS encoded by the coding sequence ATGGCAAAGGTGGTCTCGATGAGCGATGCTCGACATGTCTCCCATGTGTTCGGTCCGCTGTTCAACGAGAGCAGCAGTGTGCTCATCTTGGGGTCGTTCCCCTCGGTGCGCTCGCGCGAGCAGGCTTTCTACTATGGCAATCCGCAGAACCGCTTCTGGCGTGTCGTCGCCGCATGCCTGTCTGCGCCTGTTCCGGTGAACGAAGGGGACCCGCTTGGCGAAGCAGGTGACATCGCGACGCGCGCGCAGTCGGTCGCGCAGAAGCGCAGATTGCTGCTCGAGCATGGAATCGCCGTATGGGATGTGATCGAGAGCTGCGATATCTCAGGATCGAGTGACGCGAGCATCAGAAACGTCGAACCCGTCGCGATCGAGACCGTCATCGCCGTCTCACCGATCGAGCGCATCCTGTGCAACGGTGCGTTGGCCGGTCGACTCTATCATCGCTATCTCGAGGAGCACGTCGGAATGGCAGCCGAGGTCCTGCCCTCTACGAGTCCGGCGAACGCCGCTTGGTCGCTTGCGCGGCTGGTCGAGCGATGGAGACCGGCTCTCGGCAGTTCATCTTGA
- a CDS encoding autorepressor SdpR family transcription factor, which translates to MSKEGFKALADPTRRRMLELLRDGSMTAGEIAAHFDMTKPSISHHLGKLKAAGLIEDERRGQQIIYTLNMTVMQSLMRWFYSFSDATDSEGSHDPRS; encoded by the coding sequence ATGTCAAAAGAAGGGTTCAAGGCGCTCGCCGATCCAACTCGGCGGCGCATGCTCGAGCTGTTGCGTGACGGCAGCATGACCGCTGGAGAGATCGCCGCGCACTTCGACATGACCAAGCCCTCCATCAGCCACCATCTCGGAAAGCTCAAAGCCGCGGGACTCATTGAGGACGAGCGTCGGGGACAGCAGATCATCTACACGCTGAACATGACGGTCATGCAATCCCTCATGAGATGGTTCTACTCGTTTTCCGATGCGACGGATTCGGAGGGCTCGCATGACCCGAGATCGTGA
- a CDS encoding SdpI family protein, which yields MTRDRDQAHSRPAWAGDPLSLRAWIALIALTCASMLIHALLYPQLPALIPTHWGQYGIDGWAPRWMALVFDAIPFLVVVVMWIVPQIDPRGRNFDRFKKVYRAFAVVCVMLVIAVTWLPDITVWAVAPEITQTGIVARLFYAIIGSAMLALGNFLPRVRQNYFFGYKTPWALHDERNWFLTHRFAGTATIVFGIAYLTAAILCTPTGYIDQGIILVIVNLCVRGAVYIYSLLVFCRDNRPLLRRPSEPR from the coding sequence ATGACCCGAGATCGTGATCAGGCCCACAGCCGGCCGGCGTGGGCCGGAGACCCCCTCAGTCTTCGAGCATGGATCGCACTCATCGCGCTGACGTGTGCGTCGATGCTGATCCATGCCCTGCTTTATCCTCAGCTGCCCGCATTGATACCCACGCATTGGGGACAATACGGCATCGACGGATGGGCTCCGAGGTGGATGGCTCTCGTATTCGATGCGATTCCCTTCTTGGTTGTGGTGGTCATGTGGATCGTTCCGCAGATCGATCCGCGAGGACGCAATTTCGATCGGTTCAAGAAGGTCTATCGGGCGTTTGCAGTTGTTTGCGTGATGCTCGTCATCGCCGTTACCTGGCTTCCGGATATCACCGTATGGGCCGTGGCACCCGAGATCACCCAGACCGGTATCGTGGCTCGGCTCTTCTATGCGATCATCGGCTCCGCGATGCTGGCGCTGGGGAATTTTCTGCCCCGCGTGCGACAGAACTACTTCTTCGGTTACAAGACGCCTTGGGCTCTGCATGATGAGCGCAACTGGTTTCTCACCCATCGCTTCGCCGGAACCGCAACCATCGTCTTCGGCATCGCCTATCTGACGGCTGCGATCCTTTGCACTCCAACGGGCTATATCGATCAGGGCATCATATTGGTGATCGTCAATCTGTGCGTCCGGGGCGCCGTGTACATCTACTCCCTGCTGGTGTTCTGCCGCGACAACAGGCCCCTGCTGCGAAGACCGAGCGAACCGCGCTAA